DNA from Anaerolineales bacterium:
TGGCGAGGGGCAGCAGACTCAGCGGCCATAGAAACGGCAAAGCCCAGGGAGGTGTACGTAATTCAGTAAGGCCGTAGTGTGCGGAGAAGTGGCGCGTGCCGGACCAGATATGTTTCCAATCGATCGCCAGCCCGCTATCCGCAATCGGCAGGCGGGCAAAGCCACGCACCAGCAAGGCCGCCGCCAGCCCAAGGGCGGCTACGACGGCTAGGCTGCGCCACGGCGCTCTCACGCCGGCGGCCGCCAATTGCGATAATGCCAGCGCACCTGCCAGACGCGCACGGCAGCCTCAATTTGCACGCGCATGCGCATTTTGGATTTGCCTTCGGTGCGATCCGCAAAATAGAAGGGCACCTCGCCAAAGCGCGCCCCGGCCCGGTGTGCCAGGAACAGGATCTCATACAGGAAGACGTAGCCACTCGAGACGACATTCTGATAAGGAATCTTCTCGAGCAGTTCACGCCGCCAGAGGCGGAAGGCGCCGGTAACATCTTTGACCGGGATGCCCAGAATGCTGCGGGCGTAAAAATTGCCCCAGCGCGAGAGCGCTTTGCGCCACAGCGGCCAATGGCGGTCAATACTGCCGCCGGGAATGTAACGCGAGCCCAACGCCAGATCACACTCGGCCAGTTTGGCCACCAGCTCAGGCAGCTTCTCCGGCGGGTGCGAAAAATCGCAATCCATCTGGCCGATGGCTTCGGCGCCGCGCTGCAGGGCGTACTCGAAGCCGTAGATGTAGGCGCGCCCCAGGCCACGCGGCCCCTGGCGGTGCAACACTTCCACATTGGCATGCTGCGCAGCCAGCGCATCGGCCACTGCCCCCGTGCCGTCAGGGCTCATATCATCAACGATCAAAATATCCAGCCCGGCAATCGATTGCGCCAGGATGGCCGCCACCAGCCGCGGCAGATTTTCAACTTCATTATAGGTAGGGATAACCAGGGTGATCTTCATATCAATCCGAAGGCTGCTTGTAAATGACAAAATCGCACTGGCTGTGCCCACACGCACAGCACTCAGCCTCATCCACGCGGAACTCGCGCCCGCCGGAAAGGCTGTGCGCCGCCTCCTGTAACAAGCCGACCATGAAGAAGCACACCGGCTTGGCCTCGCCGCGGCGCCCCCAGCACACTGCGTTGGGCGCCACGCGGAAGTGAAATTCGTTGGCGTGCTCCACCAATTGGCTCGCCTGGTCACTGATCTGGCTGAAGATACGTGCCAGAGCGCCCAGCCCAATACGCAATTTTACGGGCAGCGGTAATATGCGGAAAGCCGCATCGGCCGTGCCGGCCAGCGCCCCGAAGTTGCTCAGGGCGCGGGCAAAGGTTTGGCGCCCCACGCGCAGCGCCAGGCCGCGGCCGCCACGTGGGCCATACAGCGCCTCCATGCCGGTGTGCAGCGCGGCGAACTCGGCAAAATCAAATTCGCGCGCCAAGTTGGCCGGCGGGTACTCGCCGTGCAAGTGAGCCAGCCCAGCGCCTTGTAACAGCGCCTGCATAATGGTGGCGCCAGCCACCAATTCCTGGGTACTTTCCAACACCGTGCGGGCAAAACGATTGGGCAAGTAATAGCCACTTGAAGATAGGGCGAGCATGGTTTAGAGCAAGCGCTGCAAGTCGTTCACCGCCTTGCGCAACTCCAGCAGCAAGAGGCCTAGGCGCGCCTCATTGCTGGCCATGATGGTGAGCACAGTGCGCGCATTGGCGGCAGTGAGCAAAGCGAAACCCTGGTTGCCTTTGATATACACCTGCTCCAGCGTGCCACGGCCCAACTCACGCGCGATGCGCTCGCCCAGCGAGAGCAGCGCCGCCGACATGGCCGCCACGCGGTCTTCCTCCGCGGGCGGCGCCAGCACAGAGGCGATGATCAAGCCGTCATCGCTCACCAGCGCGGCGCCTTCGATCTCAGGCGTACTCGCCAGGAGGGCACGCAGTTGCTGGTCTAATTGTTGTTTACGAGAGGCGTTCATTGTGAGCTTGGGAAGACGGGTAACTCTAGCATGGGGATGGCAAGAATGCAAGGATGAAGGGCGGAAATCAACTCTAGCCGACGAATATAGTCTGTAGTTGCCTAGTCGTTTAGTCTATTGGTCGACCAGCCGACTAAATGACCAAGAGACAACACTAGTCAATAACGACTAACCAACAACTCACTCCCAGTCCGGCTTATACTCCCCCCTATGCTCATCCATTCCGCATCCCAACTCCTCACGCTGGCCGGTGGGCCGCAACGCGGTGCCCAGCTGGGCACGCTAGGCTTGATCGAAGACGGCGCCGTGCTGCTGCGCGAGGGCACCATCGCCGCCGTGGGCCACAGCGCCGAGCTGCGCGCCGCCTACCCCAACGAAGACAGCTACGATGCCAGCGGGCGCGTGGTCATGCCCGCCTTTGTAGACGCCCACAGCCACCCCATCTGGGCGGGCGACCGTGCCGCCGAGTTTGAACTGCGCCAGCAGGGCAAGAGCTACCTGGAGGTGCTGGCGGCGGGCGGCGGCATCCTCTCCACCGTGCGCGCCACGCGTGCCGCCACTCTGGAGCAGCTACACGCCGAGACCGAGGCGCGTCTGCGGCGCATGTTTGCCCACGGCAGCGCCACGATTGAAGCCAAGAGCGGCTACGGCCTCAGCCTTGAGAGCGAGCTGCGCCTGCTGGAGGTGCTGCTGGCGTTGGATGCCCAAGGACCGTGGGAGCTGGCGATTACTTTTCTGGGTGCTCACGCTATCCCCGCAGAATTCAAAGACCGCGCCGGCGACTATGCCCAAGAGCTGGCGCACAACTGGCTACCCGAGCTCAAAGCCTGGTGGCTGGCGCACGCCGGCGGCCGCCCGCTGCCCTTCTTTGATGTGTTCTGTGAGACGGGGGCGTTCGACCTGGGACAAACACGTCTGATGCTAGAAGCCGCCAAAGACGCCGGCTTCCCGCTCAAACTGCACGCCGATGAGTTCGATAATCTGGGCGGCACCGCCCTAGCCGTTGAGTTGGGCGCCGCCTCGGTGGATCATCTGGTGGCCATCTCCGATGAGGAGATCGCTGCCTTGGCCGCCAGTGACACCGTGGGGGTAGCTCTGCCCGCCACGCCGTTCGGCCTGGCCGAGGCGCATAACGCGCCGGCGCGCAAGATCTTGGCGGCGGGTGGCCTGCTGGCCGTAGGCGGTGACCTTAACCCCGGCACCGCCTGGTGTGAGAGCCTGCAATTCACGCTGGCGCTGGCCTGCCGCCAGCTCAAGCTGACCCAAGCCGAGGCGATTGCCGCCACCACGATCAACGCCGCCGCAGCCATCGGCGCGGCGGAGCGCACCGGCTCGCTGGAGCCGGGCAAGCAAGCCGACCTGCTCATTCTGGATGTGGCGGATTACCGCCAACTTGGTTACCGGTTTGGCACCAATCTTGTACATAGTGTGTACAAGAAAGGAGTGCCGTACCTGGTACATCAAGATGAGCTTTCTACAGAATCTAATCAGTAGCATGCCCGCGCATTACGCGCTGTTGGCCCTGATCCTTTTCATAGGGCTATCCGTGGTGATCCTGCGCGCCATCATCAAATTGGCCATGCGTGCATTCGTCTTCGGCTTGGTTGGCGTTATACTGCTGGGAGTTATCTACTACATCGCCCGCTAACCACGAAAGAAGATTGCAGCATGCCCACAATTGATCAAGCCCGCGCCTGGTATCCCGCTTACGACCCAGTACACGGCTTCGATCATATTTTGCGCGTCTTGCGCACGGCAGAGCATCTGGCCGAGCGCGAAGGCGCCGACATCGAGATCGTGCGCGCCGCCGTGCTGCTGCACGATGCCAGCGGCCAGACCGGCGGCGAAACCCGCGCCGACCACCAGGAGAGCGGCGCCGAGTTCGCCGCCGAGGTGCTGGCCGCCGAAGGCTGGCCCGCCGAGCGCATTGCTGCGGTGCAGCACTGCATCCGCACGCACCGCTTCCGTGGCACCGAACGCCCGCAGACGCTGGAAGCCAAGATCGTGTTTGACGCCGACAAGCTGGACGTGATTGGCGCCTACGGCGTGGCACGCACGCTGGCCTATGACGTGGTGATGGAGTGGCCCTTCTTTGCCGAGCCGTCTGAGCACTTCATGCAAACAGGCGAGAAGGCTGCCGACGAAACCCACAGCTCCTATCACGAGTACTTGTTCAAACTGAGCAAGATTTTGGAGCGCTTCTACACCCCCACCGCCAAAGCGATTGGTGCCCAGCGCCAAGAATTCCTCAACGCTTATTTTGAGCAGTTGGCCAGGGAAGCGCACGGCGAGTTCTGATTAATCGATTAGTTGATTAACAAATTCATCAAACCCAATCTGTTAATCGGATAATCCACTATCAAACTAGCATCAATCATGAAACCTGCTCTAGTATTCATCGAAGATTTGGCGCGCCGTGCTGGCGAGGTTTTGCGCGCCGGCTACGGCCAGCAGCATGAAATCGCCTACAAGGGCGAGGCTGACCTGGTGACCGAGGTGGACCACGCCTCTGAGGCGCTGTTGCTGGGCGAGATCATGGGCCAGTTCCCAGAGCATCGCATCTTGAGCGAGGAAACCGGCGAGCACAATGGCGATGCCGAGCATGTCTGGTACATTGACCCGCTGGACGGTACGCTCAACTACGCCCACGGCATGCAGACCTTCTGTGTCTCGATCGCCTACGAACACAGCGGCGCCTTGCAGTTTGCCGCTGTGTACGACCCAATGGCAGATGAGATGTTCAGCGCCGAACGCGGCCAGGGCGCCTGGCTGAACGGGGCGCGCATTCAGGTCACCAACCCGCCCTCACTGCGCGAGAGCTTGCTGGTCACCGGCTTCCCCTACGATGTGCGCACCAGCCCGCGCAACAACTTTGCCGAGTTCCAGGCCTTCTCGCTACGCAGCCAAGGCGTGCGCCGCCTCGGTTCCGCCGCCCTCGACCTGTGCTATGTGGCTGCTGGCCGCCTGGACGGCTACTGGCAGCTCAAGCTGAGCGCATGGGATCTGGCGGCTGGCGCCCTGCTGGTGCACGAGGCGGGCGGCGTGGCTAGCGGGGTGCTGGGCCAGGCAGAGTTTCTGGCGCAGCAAAACGGCATCCTGGCGGCCAGCCCGGCGCTGCATGCAGAGATGCTGGCAGTGCTAAAGGAAGTACACTCTTAGCCAGAGGCGTTTATGCGTTCCTCGCTGGGCGTCTGATAACATTCTTTTGATGGTGGGTATTCATGCCAATAAAAACTGAGCTGTGGCGCATCGATCACGGCCTCGAAAAAGTTCCGTCCTCTTCGCTGGAAGCCGAAAGCCGCCTTGAGGCCGCCATTGATGCGGATATCGGCGTGATCGATCCGAATCTGATGATCATTGGCCGCCAGGTGCAAACACCTTTTGGCAAGTACATTGATCTATTGGCGATCAATCCCTCAGGGGATCTGGTGGTGCTGGAGCTCAAACGCAACAAGACGCCGCGCGAAGTCGTCGCCCAAATTCTTGATTACGCCACATGGGTACAAGAGCTGAAGTACGATGCCATCGCCAGCATTTACAATGCCTACGCACCGCACTCCGAGTTTGAGACTGCCTACGCGCAGCACTTTGGCGGCCCGCCACCCGAAGAAATAAACCAGCAACATCGCTTGCTGATCGTGGCCGCCGAGATGGACAATGCCACCGAGCGTATCGTTAACTACCTTTCCACCGCCTTTGGTGTGCCGATCAATGTAGTTTTCTTTCAGTACTACCGGGTAGATGGCGGTGAGTTTCTGGCGCGCTCCTGGCTGATCGATCCCGCGCAAGCCGAGGTTCAAGCCGAAAAAGGGGCGCGCTTGCGCGGCAAAGAACTATGGAACGGCTCTGACTTCTACTGTTCCTTTGGCGAAGGCCCGCGCCGCAGCTGGAAGGATGCGATTACCTATGGCTTCATCTCGGCCGGTGGCGGAAAATGGTACAGCCATACGCTGGCCATGCTCACCTCTGGAGCGCGTGTCTTCGTCTTTATCCCGCAAACTGGTTATGTCGGTGTAGGCAAGGTGCTGGAAGAGGTGAAGCCGGTTTCAGAATTTACGGTGGAGATCAACGGAACGCCCACGCCGATACTCAATGCGCCTCTCGTGGCCAACGCCATGGGAGAAAACGCCAATGATCCCGAGCTCTGCGAATATCTGGTACGCATCCAGTGGGAGAGCACCCGCCCGCTGGAAGAGGCAATTTGGGAAAAGGGTATGTTTGCCAATCAAAACTCGGCGTGCAAACTAAGAAACAAATTCACACTTGAGCGTTTATACGAGCATTTCTCGCTCAACACCTAGCACCACAAAACTCAACCGGGTTCATTAATCAGCCTGCCCCACTCCGCTAGCGTGAGCGTTTGTGGGCGGCGCATCGGGTCGATGCCAGCCGCCTGCAGGCGGCTGGCGGCTTCGGTCTTGCCCCACATCGCCCCCAGCGAGTTGGCCAGCGTCTTGCGCTTCTGGGCGAAGGCTGCTTTGGCTACTTTGAAGAAGGGGTCGATCCGTTCCCAGGGCAGCAAGGGTTGCTGGTAGAGCTCAATCAGCAGCAGCGCCGAATCCACGTTGGGTGCCGGGTAGAAGGCACCGGCGGGAATGTGGTGCGCCAGCCGCGGCTGGCCGTAGAGCTGCACGCTGAGCGCCAGCAGCGAAAGGTCCGGCGCGCTGGCGCAGGCCCGCTGGGCTACCTCCAGCTGCACGGTGAGCGCCATGCGCGCCGGGCGTGGGTGGCTCTCCAGCAAGTGGCGGATAAGGTTCGAGGTCAGATAGTAGGGGATATTGGCAACGACCAGAAAGCCGTCTTGCGTGAAGTGCTGGCTGATGTCTACGTCAAAAATGTCGGCATGCAACACCTGCACGTTCTCCACGCCCTGCAGCGTGCTGCTGAGGGCGGGCAGCAAGCCCGCATCCAGCTCCACGGCCACCACGCGGCCAGCTGCGGCCGCCAGGTGGCGGGTCAGCGAGCCGAGCCCGGCGCCGATCTCGAGCACCTCATCGCCTGCCCCTACCCCGGCCGCACGCACGATGTTCTCCAAATGCACTTCATCAACGAGAAAGTTTTGGCCCAGGCGTTTGTTGGGCCGCAGGCCGTGAGCGCGCAGCAGCGCGGGAACATTAAGGGGCGGGAGCATGCGGCAATTATAAGTATGAAGGCGGAGGGATGAAAATTAGGAATTAGCAGATTGGAGATTGCTTCGTCCGTTTGCGGCTTGCATGGCGTCGAAGCCGCAATACTCCTCGCAATGACAGTCAGGCTACGGCGGCCACACCAAAGGCACATCTGGCGGCACGGGTGTGGTGAAGTACATGGTGACATACTGTGCCCAGCCCACGTAATCATCATCCGTGTAGGCCAAGTCGATCCACGGCACGCTGCGGTCACGGTAGGCGCCAACATCCGCCACTACCGCCGAGCCGTAGCCAGGGATGTAGACGCTGTGTCCTCCCAAGGCGATGTACCAGTTGTACCAGGTAGCGATCACGCCACGCTTGACTGGCAAGCCCAACGAGGTACCGTGGTAGCACTTGTCTGGCACGCCGGAGCGACACGGCGAGTAGGAGGTAGCGAACACCTGCACGGCGCGGTAATACTCGATCGTGACGCCGTCCACCACCGCAGTGTGAATGACG
Protein-coding regions in this window:
- a CDS encoding polyprenol monophosphomannose synthase → MKITLVIPTYNEVENLPRLVAAILAQSIAGLDILIVDDMSPDGTGAVADALAAQHANVEVLHRQGPRGLGRAYIYGFEYALQRGAEAIGQMDCDFSHPPEKLPELVAKLAECDLALGSRYIPGGSIDRHWPLWRKALSRWGNFYARSILGIPVKDVTGAFRLWRRELLEKIPYQNVVSSGYVFLYEILFLAHRAGARFGEVPFYFADRTEGKSKMRMRVQIEAAVRVWQVRWHYRNWRPPA
- a CDS encoding 4-vinyl reductase, producing MPNRFARTVLESTQELVAGATIMQALLQGAGLAHLHGEYPPANLAREFDFAEFAALHTGMEALYGPRGGRGLALRVGRQTFARALSNFGALAGTADAAFRILPLPVKLRIGLGALARIFSQISDQASQLVEHANEFHFRVAPNAVCWGRRGEAKPVCFFMVGLLQEAAHSLSGGREFRVDEAECCACGHSQCDFVIYKQPSD
- a CDS encoding roadblock/LC7 domain-containing protein; translation: MNASRKQQLDQQLRALLASTPEIEGAALVSDDGLIIASVLAPPAEEDRVAAMSAALLSLGERIARELGRGTLEQVYIKGNQGFALLTAANARTVLTIMASNEARLGLLLLELRKAVNDLQRLL
- the hutI gene encoding imidazolonepropionase, encoding MLIHSASQLLTLAGGPQRGAQLGTLGLIEDGAVLLREGTIAAVGHSAELRAAYPNEDSYDASGRVVMPAFVDAHSHPIWAGDRAAEFELRQQGKSYLEVLAAGGGILSTVRATRAATLEQLHAETEARLRRMFAHGSATIEAKSGYGLSLESELRLLEVLLALDAQGPWELAITFLGAHAIPAEFKDRAGDYAQELAHNWLPELKAWWLAHAGGRPLPFFDVFCETGAFDLGQTRLMLEAAKDAGFPLKLHADEFDNLGGTALAVELGAASVDHLVAISDEEIAALAASDTVGVALPATPFGLAEAHNAPARKILAAGGLLAVGGDLNPGTAWCESLQFTLALACRQLKLTQAEAIAATTINAAAAIGAAERTGSLEPGKQADLLILDVADYRQLGYRFGTNLVHSVYKKGVPYLVHQDELSTESNQ
- a CDS encoding HD domain-containing protein, with the protein product MPTIDQARAWYPAYDPVHGFDHILRVLRTAEHLAEREGADIEIVRAAVLLHDASGQTGGETRADHQESGAEFAAEVLAAEGWPAERIAAVQHCIRTHRFRGTERPQTLEAKIVFDADKLDVIGAYGVARTLAYDVVMEWPFFAEPSEHFMQTGEKAADETHSSYHEYLFKLSKILERFYTPTAKAIGAQRQEFLNAYFEQLAREAHGEF
- a CDS encoding inositol monophosphatase — translated: MKPALVFIEDLARRAGEVLRAGYGQQHEIAYKGEADLVTEVDHASEALLLGEIMGQFPEHRILSEETGEHNGDAEHVWYIDPLDGTLNYAHGMQTFCVSIAYEHSGALQFAAVYDPMADEMFSAERGQGAWLNGARIQVTNPPSLRESLLVTGFPYDVRTSPRNNFAEFQAFSLRSQGVRRLGSAALDLCYVAAGRLDGYWQLKLSAWDLAAGALLVHEAGGVASGVLGQAEFLAQQNGILAASPALHAEMLAVLKEVHS
- the rsmA gene encoding ribosomal RNA small subunit methyltransferase A: MLPPLNVPALLRAHGLRPNKRLGQNFLVDEVHLENIVRAAGVGAGDEVLEIGAGLGSLTRHLAAAAGRVVAVELDAGLLPALSSTLQGVENVQVLHADIFDVDISQHFTQDGFLVVANIPYYLTSNLIRHLLESHPRPARMALTVQLEVAQRACASAPDLSLLALSVQLYGQPRLAHHIPAGAFYPAPNVDSALLLIELYQQPLLPWERIDPFFKVAKAAFAQKRKTLANSLGAMWGKTEAASRLQAAGIDPMRRPQTLTLAEWGRLINEPG